Proteins encoded together in one Neobacillus sp. FSL H8-0543 window:
- a CDS encoding aspartate/glutamate racemase family protein: MKIWHQSLTSIESVIPYRDAVVNHIDRVARPGVEVVLHGMSKDTYPTNYPGHFITYSYLQNLHREQFVRAALMAESAGYDAMFIGTIPDVGLLEARTLVDIPVVGYGQASFHFASMLGDHIGVVNFLAPLADELRQNAERYGLGCKLGPIIQTDVGFDDVLAGFEDPEPIIASFKKAAEKAISEGADVIVPGEGPMNVFLATHGVSRIGDVPVVDSFAAGIKMCESLVDLRQNSGVYMTRRGYYNAKPPEEAVARLREIYGLEAVPDPKNDHGLPVRGGKKSPIS, encoded by the coding sequence ATGAAGATCTGGCACCAAAGTCTTACCAGTATTGAATCAGTTATTCCTTATCGGGATGCTGTTGTAAATCATATTGATCGTGTTGCCCGCCCGGGTGTAGAGGTAGTGCTTCATGGAATGTCTAAAGACACGTATCCAACCAATTACCCTGGCCATTTTATTACCTATTCCTACCTTCAAAACCTACACCGTGAGCAATTTGTTCGTGCAGCATTGATGGCTGAAAGTGCAGGATATGACGCGATGTTCATTGGAACGATTCCTGATGTTGGGCTCCTTGAGGCGCGGACGTTGGTAGATATACCTGTTGTTGGTTATGGGCAGGCTTCCTTCCATTTTGCTTCTATGTTGGGGGATCATATTGGTGTAGTAAACTTCTTAGCCCCATTGGCAGATGAGCTTCGTCAGAATGCAGAGCGATATGGTCTTGGCTGTAAATTAGGTCCAATTATACAAACAGATGTTGGCTTTGACGATGTATTGGCTGGATTTGAAGATCCTGAACCTATCATTGCCTCTTTTAAAAAGGCAGCTGAAAAGGCAATTTCTGAAGGTGCAGACGTGATTGTTCCTGGTGAAGGTCCAATGAATGTTTTCCTTGCGACGCATGGTGTTTCACGTATTGGAGATGTTCCTGTTGTTGACTCCTTTGCAGCGGGAATTAAAATGTGTGAGTCTTTAGTTGACCTCCGGCAAAATTCAGGTGTTTATATGACCCGCAGAGGATACTACAATGCAAAACCACCTGAAGAGGCAGTAGCAAGGCTCCGAGAAATTTACGGTTTAGAAGCTGTTCCAGATCCCAAAAATGACCATGGTCTCCCTGTCAGAGGTGGAAAAAAATCTCCAATATCTTAA
- a CDS encoding electron transfer flavoprotein subunit beta/FixA family protein — protein sequence MHIVVCLKQVLDPEISPRYFKIDPKTNRPEDGSSDMVMDSYAENALETAIQLRDSVEGATVTALCLGDEETEDVLRRALAFTADQAVRVWDDDWEDLDGQAVGHILAKTIIALGGADLVLTGYQASDIEEGLVGPVIAEELGNSCVTLVSELAIENSAFRVTCEAENGYAIIDVPSPAVLTIVSSEKNVPRLPKVKDIRLSRSKPIKELEADDIELDFERCQPAVSLERVYVPNRDVACEVLTGEDGMELAHELAGRLLELKVL from the coding sequence ATGCATATCGTTGTGTGCTTAAAACAGGTTTTAGATCCAGAGATTTCACCGCGATATTTTAAAATTGATCCTAAAACAAATCGGCCTGAGGATGGTAGTTCCGATATGGTGATGGACTCTTATGCAGAAAATGCACTTGAGACGGCCATTCAACTCAGAGATAGTGTGGAAGGTGCAACAGTGACTGCACTTTGTCTTGGCGACGAAGAAACGGAAGATGTTCTTCGCCGAGCACTTGCATTCACAGCTGACCAGGCAGTTCGTGTTTGGGATGATGACTGGGAGGACCTAGATGGGCAGGCAGTTGGTCACATCCTCGCAAAGACAATTATAGCGCTTGGAGGTGCTGACCTGGTCTTAACAGGTTATCAAGCAAGTGATATTGAGGAAGGACTAGTTGGACCAGTAATCGCAGAAGAGCTAGGAAACTCTTGTGTGACGCTGGTTTCGGAATTGGCAATAGAGAATAGTGCCTTTAGAGTGACTTGTGAAGCAGAGAATGGTTACGCAATTATCGACGTTCCGTCACCTGCTGTGTTAACAATTGTTAGTTCAGAAAAAAATGTTCCACGTTTACCAAAAGTGAAGGATATAAGATTATCTAGAAGTAAGCCCATTAAGGAATTAGAAGCTGATGATATTGAGTTAGATTTTGAACGGTGTCAACCTGCAGTGTCACTTGAGCGCGTCTATGTTCCTAATCGGGATGTTGCCTGTGAGGTTCTGACTGGTGAGGATGGCATGGAGCTTGCCCATGAATTAGCAGGCAGGCTATTAGAACTGAAGGTTTTGTAG
- a CDS encoding electron transfer flavoprotein subunit alpha/FixB family protein produces MANVLIFADQQGGSLSSYAREALAFGNLISVATNGELGSVLFGPGAETGAKETIACGASKAYTIGSPLVEDYQVEHYLDAICAAFIQSGSDILILPFDRKGKDLIGRIATRLSASAITEVVDFKAENGELIWVRPIYGDKAYGEYKSNRKKIVVGIRVKSQEQAVPDENRSGEIIPVIYTNQNDIVVAKLVEKIENSLAGIRLEDARIIVSGGRGLGGPEGFEVLKDLANVLGGTVGASRAACDAGWVPSNFQVGQTGAVVAPDLYIAIGISGASQHLSGITNAKTVVAINNDSEAPIFKRANLGVVADYKTVVPALSEELKKKLGIKVG; encoded by the coding sequence ATGGCAAATGTGCTGATATTTGCAGATCAACAAGGTGGTAGTCTTAGTTCCTATGCCAGGGAAGCGCTAGCATTTGGTAACCTTATCTCTGTAGCTACTAATGGGGAACTTGGATCCGTTCTTTTTGGACCGGGAGCTGAAACAGGCGCAAAGGAGACAATCGCCTGTGGAGCAAGCAAAGCCTATACCATAGGATCCCCGTTAGTAGAAGACTATCAGGTAGAGCATTATTTAGATGCAATATGTGCTGCTTTTATTCAATCTGGATCCGATATTCTTATCCTCCCGTTTGATCGGAAGGGTAAGGACCTAATTGGACGTATAGCAACACGTCTTTCTGCTTCAGCAATCACAGAGGTTGTTGATTTCAAGGCTGAAAATGGGGAACTCATATGGGTTCGTCCAATCTATGGTGACAAGGCTTATGGAGAGTACAAATCCAATCGAAAAAAAATCGTGGTAGGTATACGGGTAAAAAGCCAGGAACAGGCGGTTCCTGATGAAAATCGAAGTGGAGAAATCATCCCAGTAATCTATACTAATCAGAATGATATAGTAGTGGCAAAACTGGTGGAAAAAATTGAGAATTCCTTGGCTGGGATTAGGCTTGAGGATGCTCGTATTATTGTTTCAGGTGGGCGTGGTCTTGGCGGACCAGAGGGATTTGAAGTTTTGAAGGATCTTGCGAACGTCCTCGGCGGGACAGTGGGTGCCTCCAGGGCTGCTTGTGATGCGGGATGGGTTCCGTCCAACTTCCAGGTAGGGCAAACTGGTGCAGTGGTTGCACCTGATCTCTATATTGCCATTGGAATTTCTGGCGCAAGTCAGCACCTTTCAGGAATTACGAATGCGAAAACAGTCGTTGCTATTAATAATGATTCAGAGGCTCCTATTTTCAAACGTGCGAATCTTGGGGTTGTAGCTGATTATAAAACAGTGGTTCCGGCTCTTTCGGAGGAACTTAAAAAGAAGTTGGGGATAAAAGTAGGTTAG
- a CDS encoding FAD-binding protein, translating to MGRELDYDIVVIGCGAAGTAAALSAAENAKKDGIDIRIAILERADFDHRGGNSRWTASYMRMKNLDEVADNFVEDMMAFSDNYSDRNYIETLAKNAGSTLRWVQEKGVDFDYLPTMFLTSNRPRLLPVGGGRAIIDNLSRRASALGVEIIYEATAWKLLLDEDGSVTGLNVRVKGGSSLTLSVGAVILAAGGFQGNSEMMAQYIGRDAHKIKPVCEGGLFNKGEAIRMAMEVGAKGTGQYDAFHAEPVDPRSKREEAAVMTYPYAILVDNNGKRFVDEGISTVDEQYEAVARKIFYDLPDHIAYMISDQKMYDIPNYEQALETDKPAIVADTLEELAGKIGVPADQLVATVESFNAAVQPGDFNSKKKDGKKAVGITPPKSNWAITIDKAPFIAYPIVCSNVFTNGGLATDTKGRVLSGDDQPIPGLYAAGETVGLYFGKYPGGTSVLRGLVYGKISGEHAVDYISNLETLEV from the coding sequence ATGGGTAGAGAATTGGATTATGATATCGTCGTTATTGGTTGTGGGGCTGCAGGTACTGCAGCTGCATTATCCGCAGCTGAAAATGCCAAAAAGGATGGAATAGATATTCGAATCGCTATTTTGGAGCGTGCTGATTTTGATCATAGAGGTGGGAATTCGCGTTGGACGGCTTCCTATATGAGAATGAAAAATCTAGATGAAGTAGCTGATAACTTTGTGGAAGATATGATGGCATTTTCCGACAATTATTCTGATCGAAACTATATCGAAACTCTTGCAAAGAATGCTGGTAGCACATTAAGGTGGGTACAAGAGAAAGGCGTCGATTTTGACTATTTGCCTACAATGTTCTTAACATCAAACAGACCACGTTTGTTACCAGTTGGTGGAGGACGTGCAATAATTGACAACCTTTCTCGTCGTGCTAGTGCCCTTGGTGTGGAGATTATTTATGAGGCAACTGCATGGAAATTATTGCTTGACGAAGATGGTTCAGTAACCGGTCTTAATGTTCGGGTTAAAGGAGGTTCATCTCTAACCTTGAGTGTGGGTGCGGTTATTCTTGCTGCGGGAGGTTTTCAAGGAAATTCGGAAATGATGGCCCAATATATTGGAAGAGACGCACATAAAATTAAACCCGTTTGTGAAGGCGGTTTATTCAACAAAGGGGAAGCCATTAGGATGGCAATGGAAGTTGGAGCTAAAGGGACAGGTCAATATGATGCTTTTCACGCAGAGCCTGTTGATCCAAGAAGTAAGCGAGAAGAAGCTGCTGTTATGACGTATCCTTATGCAATATTAGTTGATAATAATGGCAAGCGATTTGTTGATGAAGGGATCTCAACAGTAGATGAGCAGTATGAGGCTGTTGCTCGTAAAATCTTTTATGACCTTCCAGATCACATTGCTTATATGATTAGTGATCAAAAAATGTATGATATTCCTAATTATGAGCAGGCATTGGAAACCGATAAACCAGCCATTGTGGCAGATACACTTGAAGAGCTGGCTGGAAAAATCGGAGTCCCTGCTGATCAGTTAGTAGCTACTGTCGAAAGCTTCAATGCAGCTGTACAGCCTGGGGACTTTAACTCTAAGAAAAAAGATGGTAAAAAGGCAGTTGGAATTACACCTCCAAAGTCAAATTGGGCAATAACCATTGATAAGGCACCATTTATAGCTTACCCAATTGTTTGTTCAAATGTATTTACTAATGGTGGACTTGCTACAGACACTAAAGGTCGCGTCCTATCAGGAGATGATCAGCCAATTCCAGGACTTTACGCTGCGGGTGAAACGGTTGGTCTCTATTTTGGAAAGTACCCTGGTGGTACCTCTGTATTACGTGGACTAGTATATGGGAAAATTTCCGGTGAACATGCGGTTGATTATATCAGTAATCTTGAAACATTAGAGGTTTAA
- a CDS encoding SDR family oxidoreductase, protein MELKGKVAFVTGGGRGIGRETCILLAKHGVKVAVFSRSKAEVEETANYIKDELGGESIYLTGDVRSQKDIKRAVQETQERLGSIDILINNAGTMLLKPFDETSVEEWDFVQDINVKGLFLCAREVVTQMKENREGVIINISSIWGTKGGPDRSAYITSKHAAIGFSKALGEELKPYNVRVNAVCPGPVDTKMMDDLAPNANKEGWLQPIDIANIIVDLCLPKSEAITATVIEAFGGGRPVGL, encoded by the coding sequence ATGGAATTAAAAGGGAAGGTTGCATTTGTAACTGGAGGCGGTAGAGGTATTGGACGTGAAACATGTATTCTATTAGCAAAACATGGTGTCAAAGTTGCTGTTTTTTCGCGAAGTAAAGCTGAAGTTGAGGAAACTGCCAATTATATTAAGGATGAGCTAGGCGGGGAATCCATCTACCTTACGGGGGATGTGCGGTCCCAAAAAGATATAAAAAGAGCAGTCCAAGAGACCCAAGAAAGATTAGGATCGATTGATATCTTAATCAATAACGCTGGTACAATGTTACTTAAGCCATTTGATGAAACATCAGTTGAAGAATGGGACTTTGTACAAGATATTAATGTTAAAGGGCTATTTCTTTGTGCCCGGGAAGTTGTTACTCAAATGAAGGAGAACAGAGAGGGTGTCATTATAAATATTTCTTCTATTTGGGGAACAAAAGGTGGGCCTGACCGAAGTGCTTATATTACTTCGAAGCATGCTGCCATTGGCTTTTCAAAAGCTTTGGGTGAAGAATTGAAACCTTACAATGTTAGGGTGAATGCCGTATGTCCTGGTCCTGTTGACACAAAGATGATGGATGACTTAGCTCCAAATGCGAATAAAGAAGGTTGGTTACAGCCGATAGATATCGCGAATATCATTGTGGATTTATGTTTACCTAAATCTGAAGCAATTACTGCAACTGTCATTGAAGCCTTTGGAGGCGGTCGTCCAGTCGGTCTTTAA
- a CDS encoding GNAT family N-acetyltransferase, which translates to MSRLERLKMGKVETKHWRQFNELLRYVFQVTKKDLQKVGWEEREIALAKLPVLEKADVLGWFDGEKLISQVAVYPFQVNIFGKTFEMGGLTGVGTYPEYANLGLMYKLIRQALTEMKARKQSISYLYPYSFPFYRRRGWEIISDKMTFEVKDYQLPKVKKVSGYVERINTEHPDIKKVYKEFSSKRHVAMIRNDLAWDEYWRWDLDDLTAAVYYDQLQKPQGYLLYWISEDILHIKEMVYINEETRIGLWNFISAHFSMVSKVVGNIYSDEPLAFWLEDGDITETIAPYYMARIVDAKQFISQFPFRAPGKEVELTFTLDDPMLEWNQGIFTLKVSAVGQGKLIKSEGQPTSTIDIQTLTTMLLGYKRPSYLASIGRLTSDEQTVGMFENLIERQTPYFSDYY; encoded by the coding sequence ATGAGTCGACTGGAGAGACTCAAAATGGGGAAAGTTGAAACAAAGCATTGGCGCCAGTTCAATGAGCTACTGCGGTATGTGTTTCAAGTAACAAAAAAAGACCTGCAAAAGGTGGGGTGGGAGGAACGGGAAATAGCTCTGGCTAAACTGCCTGTTTTGGAGAAGGCCGATGTGCTGGGATGGTTTGATGGAGAAAAACTGATCTCTCAGGTAGCCGTTTATCCATTTCAGGTAAATATATTTGGAAAAACATTTGAGATGGGCGGGTTAACAGGTGTCGGTACCTACCCGGAGTATGCCAATCTTGGTCTGATGTATAAGCTAATAAGGCAAGCACTCACAGAAATGAAAGCAAGAAAACAATCTATTTCATATTTATACCCTTATTCATTTCCATTTTACCGTCGTAGAGGGTGGGAAATCATTTCTGATAAGATGACCTTTGAAGTCAAAGACTATCAATTGCCGAAGGTAAAAAAGGTTTCGGGTTATGTAGAACGGATAAATACTGAGCATCCAGACATTAAAAAGGTTTACAAAGAATTTTCAAGTAAGCGGCATGTGGCAATGATTCGAAATGATTTAGCATGGGATGAGTATTGGAGATGGGATTTGGATGATTTAACTGCTGCTGTTTATTATGATCAATTACAGAAGCCACAAGGTTATCTCTTGTACTGGATTTCGGAAGATATTCTTCATATTAAAGAGATGGTATATATAAATGAAGAAACGCGTATCGGACTATGGAATTTCATCAGTGCTCATTTTTCGATGGTGTCAAAAGTGGTAGGGAATATCTATTCAGATGAACCGTTAGCATTTTGGTTAGAGGATGGGGATATTACAGAAACCATTGCACCCTATTATATGGCCCGTATTGTTGATGCCAAACAGTTTATTTCTCAATTCCCTTTTAGAGCACCAGGAAAAGAAGTCGAATTGACTTTTACGCTAGATGATCCAATGCTTGAATGGAATCAAGGAATATTTACCCTCAAAGTATCTGCGGTGGGTCAAGGAAAACTAATTAAGAGTGAGGGTCAACCAACTTCAACCATTGATATACAGACATTGACGACGATGTTGCTTGGTTACAAGAGACCGTCCTATTTGGCTTCCATCGGTCGACTTACCAGTGATGAACAAACCGTAGGGATGTTTGAAAATCTGATTGAACGTCAAACACCTTATTTTTCAGATTATTATTGA
- a CDS encoding polyhydroxyalkanoate biosynthesis repressor PhaR, whose amino-acid sequence MSNENQMNPLDSVKQISEMWEKGLNGLLFQSINNNQLIQMTKFGIDAHSRYIEMLKRNREMMASYMNLPTKTDVANVAKLSIQAEEKIDILEEQIWNLQESFELANKENQRILIEMMEYTKQIHSEWLKASEGLAQLSDIKKEFESMKKLLKKEKVKEEPVLASAGTTK is encoded by the coding sequence ATGTCCAACGAAAACCAAATGAATCCGCTTGATTCTGTTAAACAAATAAGTGAAATGTGGGAAAAGGGGTTAAATGGATTATTATTTCAATCAATAAATAACAATCAGCTAATCCAGATGACCAAGTTCGGGATTGATGCCCATTCAAGGTATATTGAGATGTTAAAAAGAAATCGTGAAATGATGGCAAGTTATATGAATCTCCCAACAAAGACGGATGTGGCCAACGTAGCAAAGCTTTCTATCCAGGCGGAAGAAAAGATAGATATCCTCGAGGAGCAAATTTGGAATTTACAGGAGAGTTTCGAATTAGCGAATAAGGAAAATCAGAGGATACTTATAGAAATGATGGAATACACAAAGCAAATCCATTCAGAATGGTTAAAGGCTTCAGAGGGACTTGCTCAATTATCAGACATTAAAAAAGAGTTTGAGTCGATGAAAAAGCTTTTGAAAAAGGAAAAAGTAAAAGAAGAACCTGTGCTAGCTAGTGCTGGCACAACCAAATAA
- a CDS encoding alpha/beta fold hydrolase — protein MAVKTLGNIPILNLETERDRWNTVYKVLSEPKPDIVPTPRKVVWKKNKSVLWFHPAPEKKYDTPIFLVYSLLNQAYILDISESGSVIGNLTKQGYDVYMFDWGSPGLEDKDLTFDNYIIDYLEVAVKRALRHSRAKEVSMVGYCIGGLLSAILTSFTDLPIKNLVLAAVPIDYSNIIMPDKWTKAIQKGTLNFDRFSDAYEVIPSEFLYAIFMALQGFNVGPKINLITRANDKEYVEKWRRMDKWMSDAVTFSGACFKQMFNELYKENKLVKGELKIGGYDVDLRKINCSVLVLTSTRDELVLESQVLPIMDLITSEDKTYQLVEAGHVSLCLTGQFAYEIAPWLSTRSN, from the coding sequence ATGGCGGTTAAAACACTAGGAAATATTCCTATTCTCAATTTAGAAACCGAAAGAGATCGCTGGAATACTGTCTATAAAGTTTTGAGTGAACCAAAGCCTGATATTGTACCTACTCCAAGAAAAGTGGTTTGGAAAAAAAATAAATCGGTTTTATGGTTTCATCCCGCTCCTGAAAAAAAGTATGACACACCAATATTTTTAGTTTATTCACTTCTAAATCAAGCTTATATATTAGATATTTCGGAATCAGGCAGTGTAATTGGTAACCTCACAAAACAGGGATACGACGTTTATATGTTTGATTGGGGTTCTCCAGGATTAGAGGACAAAGATCTTACTTTTGATAATTACATTATCGATTACTTAGAGGTAGCTGTGAAGCGGGCATTAAGACATTCAAGAGCGAAGGAAGTATCCATGGTTGGCTATTGTATAGGTGGATTGCTTTCAGCAATTCTAACTTCGTTTACCGACTTACCAATAAAAAACCTTGTTCTTGCCGCTGTTCCAATAGACTACAGTAACATAATAATGCCTGATAAATGGACTAAGGCAATCCAAAAAGGGACGCTGAATTTTGATAGGTTTTCAGATGCATACGAGGTCATTCCATCAGAGTTTTTGTATGCTATATTTATGGCTCTTCAAGGGTTTAATGTTGGTCCTAAAATAAACCTGATTACCCGTGCAAATGATAAAGAGTATGTGGAAAAGTGGCGCAGGATGGACAAATGGATGAGCGATGCTGTAACTTTTTCAGGAGCGTGTTTCAAACAAATGTTCAATGAACTATACAAAGAAAACAAGCTTGTCAAAGGTGAACTGAAGATTGGCGGATACGACGTTGATTTAAGAAAGATTAACTGCAGTGTGCTTGTTTTAACCTCTACGAGGGATGAATTGGTGTTAGAATCACAGGTTCTTCCTATCATGGATCTTATTACAAGTGAGGATAAAACCTATCAGCTTGTTGAGGCAGGTCATGTCTCCTTATGCTTAACAGGACAGTTTGCCTATGAGATTGCTCCTTGGCTATCGACTCGATCAAATTAA
- a CDS encoding DUF3231 family protein, producing MGILSGNPKEEPLHYGEVFSIWASELAGNSMIAGYQTALNHAGDEDLKKILVEAIEIGQQQKKQIEELLKENGIALPPTPPEPPEACLEDIPVGARIIDPAIAAGLSADIAAGLVACSQIMGTSIREDVALMYGQFHMQKAALGAKVLRLNKEKGWLVPPPLHINKHHDC from the coding sequence ATGGGAATTTTAAGCGGAAACCCTAAGGAAGAGCCTTTACACTATGGTGAAGTCTTTAGTATTTGGGCTTCAGAACTTGCTGGAAATAGCATGATTGCTGGTTATCAGACAGCTTTGAACCATGCAGGTGACGAGGATTTAAAAAAAATATTAGTAGAAGCTATCGAAATCGGTCAACAGCAAAAGAAACAGATTGAAGAGCTTTTAAAGGAGAACGGAATTGCCTTGCCACCAACACCTCCAGAACCGCCAGAAGCTTGTTTGGAGGATATCCCGGTAGGTGCACGAATTATTGACCCTGCGATTGCAGCTGGACTGTCTGCTGATATCGCAGCAGGGTTAGTAGCATGCAGTCAAATTATGGGTACGTCTATACGTGAAGACGTAGCTTTGATGTATGGGCAATTTCATATGCAAAAAGCAGCACTAGGTGCAAAAGTCCTTCGTTTGAACAAAGAAAAGGGTTGGCTCGTCCCTCCTCCCCTGCATATTAATAAACATCATGATTGTTAA
- a CDS encoding YqhV family protein, translating to MFLIIEKVVLGMAMLRFLSGGIEITAAILMIRFNSIEKAIMVNSSLAIIGPLILILTTTIGVWGIVENISFIKLFWIILGVSFILIGVKS from the coding sequence ATGTTTTTGATTATTGAAAAAGTAGTATTAGGAATGGCCATGTTAAGATTTTTGTCTGGTGGTATAGAAATAACTGCAGCTATCTTAATGATACGTTTTAATTCGATTGAGAAAGCAATTATGGTTAATAGTTCCCTCGCAATTATAGGCCCACTAATTCTAATTTTAACCACCACCATAGGCGTCTGGGGTATTGTTGAAAATATATCTTTTATTAAATTGTTTTGGATTATATTAGGAGTTAGTTTTATATTAATTGGCGTAAAATCGTAA
- the brnQ gene encoding branched-chain amino acid transport system II carrier protein: MENKLPFSKYFVIGVMLFALFFGAGNLIFPASLGQNAGSNVWIAVAGFLITGIGLPFLGILAMGISGSKNLQELSSRVHPVYGLLFTSLLYLTIGPFFAAPRTGAVAYDIGIAPFVNENFGQAGLFIFTLIFFIVTLWFSLNPAKIVDRVGKILSPGIIILLFILLIMVVAKPLGSFEGPQEAYASGAFMKGFTEGYNTMDALASLVFGIIVINAIRSMGVTSARGILLASAKSGIVATVFLGIIYVGIAYLGATSTEAFGLFDTGGPVLGEVSAYYFGTLGTIMLSIIILLACLTTSIGLITACGEYFHTIFPKISYKKFVLLFSLASFVIANFGLSNIINFSIPVLMFLYPLAIVLILLTFLSVFFYHARVVYISATAVTFMISTIDGFKTLCQLLEIEYYGWLAPIISFYEQVLPFYNQGLGWLVPAIVVMAITGGFVRIKGTSAARFKEKTKKAA; the protein is encoded by the coding sequence ATGGAAAATAAACTACCCTTTTCAAAATACTTCGTTATAGGAGTTATGCTGTTTGCATTATTTTTCGGTGCAGGAAATCTCATTTTCCCAGCATCACTCGGACAAAATGCAGGATCGAACGTTTGGATAGCAGTTGCCGGCTTTTTAATTACAGGAATTGGGTTGCCATTCCTTGGAATATTAGCAATGGGGATTTCAGGGAGTAAGAATTTACAAGAACTTTCTAGTAGGGTTCATCCAGTATATGGATTACTCTTTACTTCACTTCTCTATTTAACAATTGGGCCATTCTTTGCTGCACCTAGGACTGGTGCAGTGGCTTATGACATCGGAATTGCACCATTTGTAAATGAAAACTTTGGACAGGCAGGTTTGTTCATTTTCACTTTAATCTTTTTTATCGTCACACTTTGGTTTTCCCTTAATCCAGCTAAAATTGTTGATCGGGTCGGGAAAATCCTATCACCAGGCATAATCATTCTTCTTTTTATCTTGTTGATTATGGTAGTTGCAAAACCACTTGGTTCATTCGAAGGTCCACAGGAGGCTTATGCAAGTGGTGCATTTATGAAAGGTTTTACCGAGGGTTATAACACAATGGATGCGCTCGCTTCACTTGTATTTGGGATTATTGTCATCAATGCGATTCGCTCGATGGGTGTAACCTCTGCTCGTGGTATTCTGTTAGCATCTGCCAAGTCAGGTATTGTCGCAACAGTCTTTCTTGGAATCATATACGTAGGCATTGCCTATTTGGGTGCGACAAGCACGGAAGCATTTGGACTTTTTGATACTGGCGGGCCAGTCCTTGGAGAAGTTTCAGCTTATTATTTTGGAACACTCGGAACAATAATGCTTTCTATAATTATCCTCTTAGCTTGTTTGACAACAAGTATAGGATTAATTACTGCCTGTGGTGAATATTTTCACACGATATTTCCAAAGATAAGCTACAAGAAGTTCGTGCTGTTATTCTCTCTAGCATCCTTTGTTATAGCAAACTTTGGATTATCAAACATCATCAACTTCTCGATTCCAGTTTTAATGTTTCTTTATCCGCTGGCCATTGTCTTAATCCTTCTGACATTCTTGTCAGTATTTTTCTACCATGCACGAGTTGTTTATATTTCTGCAACAGCCGTGACATTCATGATTAGCACAATTGATGGGTTTAAAACGTTGTGCCAATTACTTGAAATCGAATATTATGGATGGCTTGCACCAATTATTTCATTTTATGAACAAGTGTTGCCGTTTTATAATCAGGGTCTTGGTTGGTTGGTTCCTGCTATAGTTGTGATGGCAATTACAGGAGGTTTCGTCCGGATAAAAGGTACATCGGCGGCACGTTTTAAGGAAAAAACAAAAAAAGCTGCCTAA